The genomic segment AGTTTGTCCATGACGATTAAGGCTAGGCGAGGTTCATCACTTAAGTTTTTAATTTTGCCGACGCTGACGCGTTTGATCTGTGGGTGGCCCATATTGCCGACTTGGTAACCGGCACAGGAAACTAGGACTAAAGCCATTAATGAACTGATGAGAAGTTTTTTGATCATTATTTTTCGCCTTCTTCTTTATTGACTGTGTCAGTATTTTCTAATGGAACCAAATCAAGTCCTAAATCTTCAACTGGGACTAGGAATTTACCTTTACTATCTTCAGGACGAACAATAATTCGACGAGTCGAACGGTCTCTTGCCTGAGGGGCTAAGGGGGTAAAAATTTGTTGTTCTAATTTCTTCTGTAGATCGTCGTTCTTCTTTTTGCTGATTTGTCGAGTTTTTATCTCGCCCTTGTAGCTTTTGTCGAGTTTTTCCAGCTTAGCTTCTGCAACTACAGCGGCTTCAGTGTCAGGGTAGTCGACAACGACTTTATAGAGGTAGCGTTTTGCTGCGGCAGGGCGGGAATGTACTGGATCGAGATAGAAGAGGGCTAAGTTATAAGTTCGTTCGGCTTCAACTTCTTCAAGGCTAGCAAGCTGATCTTTTGCTTCAGAAAGAAGGGGGTGCTTGTTGTACTGATTGATGAAAAGCCTTAATTGAGTTTTAGCTTCACGCATTAATTCTAAATTACCGTGAATACCTCTCATACTGAAAATATTAAATTGTGCAATATAGATTCTTGCATACCCCGCTTCATCAGACTTTGGGTAGGTGGCTATGAGTTTGTGGTAAGTGCTCATTGCCGCAATATCATCATTATCATCTTGTTGAAGCATGCCAATTCTCAGCATAGATGTTGATGCACCTTTTGAATAGGGTGCTTGAGCAATGAGAGCTTCATAAAATTCAATCGCTTCCTCAGATGAACCGAAGAAATTAGAACTACCACTTTTTTCATAGCGCGCATTAGATATTTCAAATTGAAGATTTAAAACCTTTTCATAATCAATTTCAAAGTTATAATCTTCAACAAGTTCTTTAAGGATCTCAAAGGCATCTTCCAGTTCACCTTGGTGATAGAGAGCTTTTGCCTTGTAATACATGATTGAGGCTATTTGCTTTCGATTAGTCTCAGTTAACAAAGCTTGATTAGCATCAATGATGACTTGATCATATTTTTCGAAGGCTAAGTTTTCTTCAATTTTTTTATTGACTGTGAGAGCTAAGACCGAATAGCTCATTAAGGTCAACAAGAGAAAGTGTTTCACGGCAACAAGGCTCCTTTTTGCAGTATTTCTAAAGATGACTCAAACTGATGACCTCTAGATTTTAGGTCTTGCAGTCGGCCAACAATAAATTTTAAGTTCTTTTTATCAGCTTTATGTAAATCGTTTTTATGCATTTGCAACTTCAATCTCACCGCATTAAGTGCCTCTTCAGAAGGTTTTGTTCGGTTTAACATCATACAACACATTTGTATATCCTTCTTCACTACTTCAGTTTTGTAGTTATTAAGGTAAAGGAAAATAGTCACGGATGAGCAAAGCGCAAATAGACATATAAGCAGGAGGGCTTTTATCAGAGCATTCTTTTTAATTTTTTTATGAAAAGAGTCGAGTTCTTCGCTTAAATGTATCGCATCTTGATAACGTTGGTCGGGGATTTTATCTAGGCAACGGCGACAAATTTTCACGAGCGAAGGGTGGATAAGACTTCCTCCTCTACCGCGCTTTGGAAAGTGAGGTGTGGTATTTTTTATCTCGTTAAAGATTTGTCTAAAGTTGGTGGAATCTTCCCTTGTGAAGGGGTGTGTGCCATAGAGGATTTCGTAGAGAATGATTCCCATTGCAAAAACATCTGTACCTCGACTCGTACTTCGACCTAAACCGAGTGTTTGCTCTGGAGCCATATAAGCAGGCGTTCCACTTATTTCTCCGTTCATCGTTAAACGAATGTCGCCTTTATCCTCAAAGCGACTCATTTCTTTTTCCTCGGGCATGGGGTCGTGCTGTGGTTCTTGTTCATTGAGGTTTCGAGCTAAGCCCCAATCGAGTAAGAGGACACGTTGATATTCATCCATCATAATGTTTTCCGGTTTGATATCACGATGAATAATATTGTGTTCGTGGGCGTATGCCAAAGTATGACAAGTCGTTTTAAATATCTTTAAGAGGTCTTTTAGATTATGATCTTCATAGAGTTCACGCAGTGTTTTACCCGTGATAATTGGCATAGAATAAAAAACGTCGTTGTTACCGATTTTGCCCAGGTTATAGACGGGGATGATACCTGGGTGCTGCATATAGGCCATGATCAAGGCTTCATTGATAAAACGCTGAGAGACTTTGACTTTTTTTTTGTACTGATCTTTGAGGATCTTTAAAGCAACACTACGGCCAAGTTGAAGGTCTCGGGCTTTTACAATAGTAGAATTGCCACCACGCCCAATGATTTTGCGAACGCGGTAGCGATCATTAAGTTCAGGAAGAGTGTCAAATACATCTAAGTAGTCATGATCTTGAGAACTGCTGTGGAAGTCGTCCTCTGCAAGTTCTTTGTGATAGATGGTTTGACCTTCTTCCATTGAGTCCTACTGAAGGAGGGGTAAAAGCTCAGATATAACTTGATTACTTAGTATGTCGTTTGGTTTTTTATGTCGACTTGAGTAAACGCGAACTTCGCAAACGCTCTTGAGCTTTTGTTCGAGCTCAATACTTACTTCATAGCCTTTATCAAGTTTGCCCTGCATCGCCAATTTGGTTTTAGAGCTATAAGTGATTTGTGCACCTAAATCATCCGCGAGATATTTTAGTGAAGGGTAAAATAAGTCAGTAGCTTGTTTGTCGAGGTGGACAATCACTTTGCCGTTACGGGCAACATATTGACCTTCTTCATTCTTTAAGTTGGCAGGAGTGTTAATACAACTGAAACTTAGTGCACTCAAAAGGGCGAAAATTAATATATTTTTTCTCATCTTTGTTCCTAAATTTGTTTATCTTGAAAATTAATTGTTTAACTCGTCTTCGTCCAACTCATCTTCTTCGATGTCTTGATCAAAGTTATGAATAGTTTTTTTCTCTTCTTTCACGGGATCTTCAGGAATCGTGTTGAGACCACAGATAGAGGCAACCTTATTGCCGATTTTACGAGCTTCCGAACGTTTAAGACCTTCGCGGATAATTACGTCATCGGCATCCTTAATTGATAGGAAAAGGGTGTAAGAGGAGCGTAACTGAGGAGTTTGCTGAAAGAAAACGCTTGAGCATTCATCTTTACGAACTTTTTTAAGAAAACCAAAATGATAGGTCTCTTGATTAAAACTGTTTGAGCCTTTTTCAAAAGTTGTTTTTGACCAGGAAAAGAGGCAGTAAGCCGCTGTGATA from the Lentisphaera araneosa HTCC2155 genome contains:
- a CDS encoding tetratricopeptide repeat protein; the encoded protein is MKHFLLLTLMSYSVLALTVNKKIEENLAFEKYDQVIIDANQALLTETNRKQIASIMYYKAKALYHQGELEDAFEILKELVEDYNFEIDYEKVLNLQFEISNARYEKSGSSNFFGSSEEAIEFYEALIAQAPYSKGASTSMLRIGMLQQDDNDDIAAMSTYHKLIATYPKSDEAGYARIYIAQFNIFSMRGIHGNLELMREAKTQLRLFINQYNKHPLLSEAKDQLASLEEVEAERTYNLALFYLDPVHSRPAAAKRYLYKVVVDYPDTEAAVVAEAKLEKLDKSYKGEIKTRQISKKKNDDLQKKLEQQIFTPLAPQARDRSTRRIIVRPEDSKGKFLVPVEDLGLDLVPLENTDTVNKEEGEK
- a CDS encoding serine/threonine protein kinase; its protein translation is MEEGQTIYHKELAEDDFHSSSQDHDYLDVFDTLPELNDRYRVRKIIGRGGNSTIVKARDLQLGRSVALKILKDQYKKKVKVSQRFINEALIMAYMQHPGIIPVYNLGKIGNNDVFYSMPIITGKTLRELYEDHNLKDLLKIFKTTCHTLAYAHEHNIIHRDIKPENIMMDEYQRVLLLDWGLARNLNEQEPQHDPMPEEKEMSRFEDKGDIRLTMNGEISGTPAYMAPEQTLGLGRSTSRGTDVFAMGIILYEILYGTHPFTREDSTNFRQIFNEIKNTTPHFPKRGRGGSLIHPSLVKICRRCLDKIPDQRYQDAIHLSEELDSFHKKIKKNALIKALLLICLFALCSSVTIFLYLNNYKTEVVKKDIQMCCMMLNRTKPSEEALNAVRLKLQMHKNDLHKADKKNLKFIVGRLQDLKSRGHQFESSLEILQKGALLP